One segment of Actinomyces sp. 432 DNA contains the following:
- a CDS encoding ParA family protein translates to MTQIIAVANQKGGVGKTATTVNLAARLAAMGQRVLVIDSDPQGNATAILDIELDHDSRTLNDVLVAVATGQAGPGAITAAITPAGPAWPGIDVVPAERALAAREADTSAGREHILRTALDGATSDYDAVLIDCPPSLGALTLGALTAAYSVLIVTEARTSSVDGVDQLTDTISTVRKYYNQHLQTAGILINKWRSDRLDRGVWRDILKDTYGSQIIDHPLPEREIVATAATNRVPVPRDEGRDYVLALDAVARHLTQETK, encoded by the coding sequence ATGACCCAGATCATCGCAGTAGCCAACCAGAAAGGCGGCGTCGGCAAAACCGCCACCACAGTCAACCTCGCCGCCAGGCTCGCGGCCATGGGCCAGCGCGTCCTAGTGATCGACAGCGATCCACAGGGCAACGCCACGGCAATCCTCGACATCGAGCTCGACCACGACAGCCGCACGCTCAACGACGTACTGGTGGCCGTGGCCACCGGCCAGGCCGGCCCAGGCGCCATCACCGCCGCAATCACACCAGCCGGCCCCGCCTGGCCAGGTATCGACGTAGTCCCCGCCGAGCGAGCCCTGGCCGCCCGCGAGGCCGACACCAGCGCCGGCCGCGAGCACATACTGCGCACCGCACTCGACGGCGCCACCAGCGACTACGACGCCGTGCTCATCGACTGCCCACCCTCGCTCGGCGCGCTCACACTAGGGGCGCTGACCGCTGCCTACAGCGTGCTCATAGTCACCGAGGCACGCACGAGCTCCGTCGACGGCGTCGACCAACTCACGGACACCATCAGCACCGTCCGCAAGTACTACAACCAGCACCTACAGACCGCGGGAATCCTCATCAACAAGTGGAGAAGCGACCGGCTCGACCGCGGCGTTTGGAGGGACATCCTCAAGGACACCTATGGCAGCCAGATCATCGATCACCCGCTCCCCGAGCGGGAGATCGTGGCCACCGCGGCCACCAACCGCGTACCGGTCCCCCGCGACGAGGGCCGAGACTACGTGCTCGCCCTCGACGCCGTCGCACGCCACCTCACCCAGGAGACCAAGTGA
- a CDS encoding AAA family ATPase, whose translation MAATLPLAEIVSRASAAGARVLLVGDPDQLGAVQAGGAFGKLTRHHPDPATLTTVHRFADEWQAQASLLLRAGDASVLRAYDEHDCVTSGEREEVIEAAYRAWRADVDAGVDSIMIAADNHTVAELNERARTDLKADGKVGGREVALHDKTHASAGDRIVTRRNAHHLGVGDHKVHNGAAWDVVAARADGSLLVTPAADPTAAAISLPAAYVAADVELAYATTVHRSQGRTVDRAHAIVDSTLTRQGLYVAMSRARGANIAHVVVDDPQPDTADIGDVGSSTPTDALAVMAEILRRDGADRTARESAADANERANTVRQLANEYDTITSGDGGHVREDRRWDQRLPRLIPQEQHEQLRKDPHYEALLELMQARDGGQFNLRDLVPALLAQAPLDPDRPVQDLADRIIQNTPMSEETGGGTYIAGLIQPGWARTPDAQRALRERADRINARAAHVLATALRERQPWTRALGVPPTDPRRRAAWLQAATAVAAYRDLYAVTDGTHGDSPHMDPLGVRPISGEQETKFQATRRQIAAWRLAEARRIADEAARPDTDPAPAPDQRPEM comes from the coding sequence ATGGCCGCCACCCTGCCCCTGGCCGAGATCGTCTCCCGCGCCAGCGCCGCCGGCGCAAGGGTGCTGCTGGTCGGCGACCCCGACCAGCTCGGCGCCGTCCAGGCCGGCGGCGCCTTCGGCAAGCTCACCCGCCACCACCCCGACCCCGCCACATTGACCACGGTGCACCGCTTCGCCGACGAGTGGCAGGCGCAGGCGTCGCTGCTGCTGCGTGCAGGCGACGCCTCCGTGCTGCGCGCCTACGACGAGCACGACTGCGTCACATCCGGTGAGCGCGAGGAAGTCATCGAGGCCGCCTATCGGGCATGGCGGGCCGACGTCGACGCCGGAGTCGACTCCATCATGATCGCCGCCGACAACCACACCGTCGCCGAACTCAACGAGCGCGCCCGCACCGACCTGAAGGCGGACGGCAAGGTCGGTGGCCGCGAGGTGGCCCTGCACGACAAGACCCACGCCTCGGCCGGCGACCGTATCGTCACCCGCCGCAACGCCCACCACCTGGGCGTCGGCGACCACAAGGTGCACAACGGGGCCGCCTGGGACGTCGTCGCCGCCCGCGCCGACGGCTCCCTGCTGGTCACCCCGGCCGCAGACCCCACCGCCGCCGCGATCAGCCTGCCGGCCGCATACGTCGCCGCCGACGTCGAGCTCGCCTACGCCACCACCGTCCACCGGTCCCAGGGGCGCACCGTCGACCGGGCACACGCCATCGTCGACTCAACGCTCACCCGCCAGGGCCTGTACGTGGCAATGAGCCGGGCGCGCGGCGCCAACATCGCGCACGTGGTCGTCGACGACCCCCAGCCCGACACCGCCGACATCGGCGATGTGGGCAGCAGCACGCCGACCGATGCGCTGGCCGTCATGGCCGAGATCCTGCGCCGCGACGGCGCCGACCGCACCGCCCGCGAGTCCGCCGCCGACGCCAACGAGCGGGCCAACACGGTGCGCCAGCTCGCCAACGAGTACGACACCATCACCAGCGGCGACGGCGGCCACGTCCGCGAAGATCGCCGCTGGGACCAGCGGCTACCCCGCCTCATCCCGCAAGAGCAGCACGAGCAGCTGCGCAAGGACCCCCACTATGAGGCCCTGCTGGAGCTCATGCAGGCGCGCGACGGCGGCCAGTTCAACCTGCGTGACCTCGTGCCGGCCCTGCTCGCCCAGGCGCCGCTGGACCCCGATCGTCCCGTCCAGGACCTCGCCGACAGGATCATTCAGAACACGCCCATGAGTGAGGAGACCGGCGGCGGAACCTACATCGCCGGGCTGATCCAGCCCGGGTGGGCGCGCACGCCGGACGCCCAGCGCGCACTGCGTGAGCGGGCCGACCGCATCAACGCCCGCGCCGCCCACGTACTCGCCACAGCGCTGCGTGAGCGCCAGCCCTGGACACGCGCCCTCGGCGTACCACCGACCGATCCGCGCCGCCGCGCCGCCTGGCTGCAGGCGGCCACCGCTGTGGCCGCATACCGCGACCTGTACGCCGTCACCGACGGCACGCACGGTGACTCCCCGCACATGGACCCCCTCGGCGTGCGCCCCATCAGCGGCGAGCAAGAGACCAAGTTCCAGGCAACGCGTCGGCAGATCGCCGCCTGGAGGCTTGCGGAGGCCCGCCGTATCGCAGACGAGGCCGCCCGGCCCGACACCGACCCCGCCCCGGCCCCGGACCAGCGGCCCGAGATGTGA
- a CDS encoding GlsB/YeaQ/YmgE family stress response membrane protein, whose product MGELIGMVIFGGIIGALARLIMRGDQSLSILWTIVLGAAGAFVGGWLAGMLGVADTPGIDWIRWLLSLVAAMVAIYVYLAVARRR is encoded by the coding sequence ATGGGTGAACTCATCGGGATGGTCATCTTCGGCGGCATCATCGGTGCCCTGGCCAGGCTGATCATGAGGGGGGACCAGAGTCTGTCTATTTTGTGGACAATTGTCCTGGGCGCTGCCGGCGCCTTCGTCGGCGGCTGGCTGGCCGGGATGCTGGGTGTGGCGGACACCCCGGGGATCGACTGGATCCGTTGGCTGCTCTCTCTGGTGGCGGCCATGGTCGCCATTTACGTGTACCTGGCTGTCGCCCGCAGGCGGTGA
- a CDS encoding glutaredoxin family protein, translated as MSDDQEGDPVMVTVYGTANCFQCTATQRRLQQRGIEAQVLDVRQDAAADREARRLAEQIGARQLPVVAADGRVWSGYRPDQIDAVARERQEREMDMSRTMDRDREAVRA; from the coding sequence GTGTCAGATGATCAGGAAGGGGACCCGGTAATGGTGACTGTGTACGGCACTGCCAACTGCTTCCAGTGCACTGCCACGCAGCGGCGGCTGCAGCAGCGAGGCATTGAGGCGCAGGTGCTGGACGTGCGCCAGGATGCGGCGGCGGACCGGGAGGCGAGGCGGCTGGCGGAGCAGATCGGCGCCAGGCAGCTGCCGGTCGTGGCCGCCGACGGCCGCGTGTGGTCGGGCTACCGCCCCGACCAGATTGACGCCGTCGCCCGCGAGAGGCAGGAGCGGGAGATGGACATGAGCCGCACCATGGACCGGGACAGGGAGGCGGTCAGAGCATGA
- a CDS encoding GntP family permease, with product MTHTILAAADAVPHAGNDLQLILAALVGIATIIVLIVWTKVHPFLALTLGSAVLALVAGIPLADTFTAFTSGLGSTIGDVGTLIAFGAIIGKLLIDSGGADQIVDTILDHTSASRLPWAMALIAFVVGIPLFFEVGIVLLIPVVMMVARRARQPLVLVGVPALAGLSALHGLVPPHPGPLIAIDAVGANLGITLGFGLLVAIPTVIVAGPLSARLMARWVPIEAPEPLGGSEQRERSGARPSFGVSISVVLLPVLLMLMRTVVETLVETKSPDGSSNPLAHFALFLGQPIVALLLTVLVAILVFGVRMGDTADEISARVGGALGPIAGILLIVGAGGGFKQTLIESGIATIIAGWLEQAAVPALLAGWLVAVAVRLATGSATVATITAAGIMAPLASDMPPVEAALLVLAIGAGSVFLSHVNDAGFWLVKEYFGMTVGQTFKTWSLMETILSVTALVVVLVLALLLGVL from the coding sequence ATGACGCACACAATCCTGGCCGCTGCGGACGCCGTGCCGCACGCGGGCAATGACTTACAGCTGATCCTCGCCGCACTGGTCGGCATCGCCACGATCATCGTTCTGATCGTCTGGACCAAGGTCCACCCCTTCCTGGCGCTCACGCTCGGATCTGCGGTGCTTGCGCTGGTGGCCGGCATCCCCCTGGCCGACACCTTCACGGCATTCACCTCCGGCCTGGGGTCCACCATCGGCGACGTGGGCACACTGATCGCCTTCGGCGCCATCATCGGCAAGCTGCTGATCGACTCCGGCGGCGCGGATCAGATCGTCGACACGATCCTGGACCACACCTCGGCGAGCCGCCTCCCGTGGGCCATGGCGCTGATCGCCTTCGTAGTCGGTATTCCACTGTTCTTCGAGGTGGGGATCGTCCTGCTGATCCCCGTGGTGATGATGGTGGCCCGGCGGGCCCGCCAGCCACTGGTGCTCGTGGGCGTGCCCGCCCTGGCGGGGCTCTCCGCCCTGCACGGCCTGGTGCCCCCGCACCCCGGACCGCTCATCGCCATTGACGCCGTCGGGGCCAACCTCGGCATTACCCTCGGCTTCGGCCTGCTGGTCGCGATCCCCACCGTGATCGTTGCGGGCCCGCTGTCGGCCCGGCTCATGGCCCGCTGGGTGCCGATCGAGGCGCCTGAGCCGCTTGGTGGGAGCGAGCAGCGCGAGCGCAGCGGTGCACGGCCGTCCTTCGGCGTGTCCATCAGCGTTGTGCTGCTGCCGGTGCTGCTGATGCTCATGCGTACGGTGGTCGAGACGTTGGTTGAGACGAAGTCGCCCGACGGCTCCAGTAACCCGCTCGCCCACTTCGCCCTCTTCCTGGGCCAGCCCATTGTTGCCCTGCTGCTGACCGTGCTGGTGGCGATCCTCGTCTTCGGCGTGCGCATGGGCGACACGGCCGATGAGATCTCCGCCCGCGTAGGCGGCGCGCTTGGGCCGATCGCCGGGATCCTGCTGATTGTCGGCGCCGGCGGCGGATTCAAGCAGACGCTGATCGAGTCTGGCATCGCCACGATCATCGCCGGCTGGCTCGAGCAGGCCGCCGTGCCGGCGCTCCTGGCCGGCTGGCTGGTGGCGGTGGCGGTTCGCCTGGCCACCGGATCCGCCACGGTTGCCACGATTACCGCTGCGGGCATCATGGCGCCCCTGGCTTCTGACATGCCGCCGGTGGAGGCGGCCCTGCTGGTGCTGGCGATCGGCGCCGGGTCGGTGTTCCTCTCGCACGTCAACGACGCCGGATTCTGGCTCGTCAAGGAGTACTTCGGTATGACCGTGGGGCAGACCTTCAAGACCTGGTCGCTAATGGAGACGATCCTGTCAGTGACTGCGCTGGTGGTGGTCCTGGTGCTGGCCCTGCTGCTTGGCGTGCTGTAG
- a CDS encoding helix-turn-helix domain-containing protein has translation MEYNAILTVAPGGASPVNDDDAIDTIMDGLTDFHPSVSPASGAPGAWAATITLDAADLGQAITIARALAAPLGALEAIEVVPTEVFDRRAGIDAVDSLDAVGVTEAADALGITGQAVRDRIAAGTLPARKIGRNWAIPTAALHHTKEVA, from the coding sequence ATGGAGTACAACGCCATCCTCACCGTCGCTCCCGGCGGTGCCAGCCCGGTCAACGACGATGACGCCATCGACACGATCATGGACGGCCTGACCGACTTCCACCCGTCGGTCAGCCCTGCCAGTGGAGCCCCTGGCGCGTGGGCCGCGACCATCACCTTAGACGCGGCGGACCTGGGGCAGGCGATCACCATCGCCCGCGCCCTCGCCGCACCGCTCGGCGCCCTCGAAGCCATCGAAGTGGTCCCCACCGAGGTCTTCGACCGCCGCGCCGGCATCGACGCCGTCGACAGCCTCGACGCCGTGGGCGTCACCGAGGCCGCCGACGCGCTCGGAATCACCGGCCAGGCCGTCCGCGACCGCATCGCCGCCGGCACCCTCCCCGCCCGCAAGATCGGGCGGAACTGGGCCATCCCCACCGCCGCCCTGCACCACACAAAGGAGGTCGCATGA
- a CDS encoding helix-turn-helix transcriptional regulator: protein MSPRQGPAEEWTASQCAEHIGVSPRTWRSYAARGNAGAPAPRRHVGRTPVWDADEVRTWAASRPGRGNWGARPSRQQ from the coding sequence ATGAGCCCCCGCCAGGGACCCGCCGAGGAGTGGACCGCCTCCCAGTGCGCCGAGCACATCGGCGTCAGCCCGCGCACCTGGCGCTCCTACGCGGCCCGCGGCAACGCCGGCGCCCCCGCCCCGAGGCGGCACGTCGGCCGCACCCCCGTATGGGACGCCGACGAAGTCCGCACGTGGGCCGCCAGCCGGCCCGGCCGCGGCAACTGGGGGGCCCGCCCCAGCCGCCAGCAGTAG
- a CDS encoding tyrosine-type recombinase/integrase codes for MDTHTSIPDHPSATDHVDEWVIAMRAKGLAARTITERARVIRQASHTAGTNPASLMPTDIERFLARASSPGTRYTYYSAVRAWCRWLIRTGRRDDDPTDALERPRMPAGRPRPITRAQLDHLLDLDLRPDTRTKILLAAFQGLRVHEIAKIRGEDVDTGQGTLTVTGKGGRTDTLPLHPRIAAEAAKRPGKGYWFPSPTRPGQPITGKSVSKVIADALHRAGIQATAHQLRHAFATELLTHGVDSRVVQVLMRHASLATTARYLSVSPAQQQAAIGTLR; via the coding sequence ATGGACACGCACACCAGCATTCCCGACCATCCGTCAGCCACCGACCATGTTGACGAGTGGGTGATCGCCATGCGCGCGAAAGGCCTTGCGGCCCGGACCATCACCGAGCGCGCCCGCGTCATCCGCCAGGCCTCCCACACCGCTGGCACCAACCCGGCTTCGCTCATGCCGACCGACATTGAGCGGTTCCTCGCCCGGGCGTCGAGCCCGGGCACCCGCTACACCTACTACAGCGCCGTGCGAGCATGGTGCAGGTGGCTGATCCGCACCGGCCGGCGTGACGACGACCCCACCGATGCCCTGGAGCGGCCCCGCATGCCCGCAGGCCGACCGCGGCCGATCACCCGCGCCCAGCTCGACCACCTCCTAGACCTCGATCTGCGCCCAGACACAAGGACGAAGATCCTCCTAGCGGCGTTCCAGGGGCTGAGGGTGCACGAGATCGCGAAGATACGCGGCGAGGACGTCGACACGGGCCAGGGCACGCTCACCGTCACAGGCAAGGGCGGCCGCACCGACACCCTGCCCCTGCACCCACGCATCGCCGCCGAAGCTGCCAAGCGGCCGGGGAAGGGGTACTGGTTCCCGTCACCAACCCGGCCAGGCCAGCCCATCACCGGCAAGAGCGTCAGCAAGGTCATTGCCGACGCGCTGCACCGCGCAGGCATACAGGCGACCGCACACCAGCTCCGCCACGCCTTCGCCACAGAACTCCTGACCCATGGCGTCGACTCACGTGTCGTACAAGTGCTCATGCGACACGCCTCGCTGGCCACCACCGCCCGCTACCTCAGCGTGAGCCCCGCGCAGCAGCAGGCCGCAATCGGCACCCTACGCTGA
- a CDS encoding gluconokinase, which produces MNQPVEHLVIMGVAGCGKTTAAANLHRALGWPVAEADDFHPQANIDKMSSGIPLDDDDRRPWLESLRDWMSEQAASGTKTIVTCSALKRAYRDLLSQADGRVFFIHLVAEQEELRERMERRAGHFMPPALLPSQFATLEPLEDDEDGITVVSRATPEATFEAILAALEAATPA; this is translated from the coding sequence ATGAACCAACCCGTTGAGCACCTCGTCATCATGGGGGTGGCCGGCTGTGGGAAGACCACCGCAGCAGCGAACCTCCACCGCGCGCTGGGCTGGCCCGTGGCCGAGGCCGACGACTTCCACCCGCAGGCGAATATCGACAAGATGTCCAGCGGCATCCCGCTGGACGACGATGACCGGCGTCCCTGGCTCGAGTCCCTGCGCGACTGGATGAGCGAGCAGGCGGCCTCCGGCACGAAGACCATCGTCACCTGCTCCGCGCTGAAGCGGGCCTACCGCGACTTGCTGTCACAGGCGGACGGGCGCGTCTTCTTCATCCACCTGGTTGCCGAGCAGGAGGAACTGCGTGAGCGCATGGAGCGCCGCGCGGGGCACTTCATGCCCCCGGCTCTCCTGCCCTCGCAATTCGCAACCCTCGAGCCCCTGGAGGACGACGAGGATGGCATCACCGTGGTCTCGCGTGCTACGCCCGAGGCAACCTTCGAGGCCATCCTCGCGGCGCTTGAGGCCGCCACGCCGGCCTGA
- a CDS encoding single-stranded DNA-binding protein codes for MAGDTVITIIGNLTADPEMRFTPSGAAVASFTIASTPRSFDRQAQEWRDGETLFMRCQVWRDAAENVAESLTKGTRVIAQGRLVQRSYTTREGENRTVVEMQVDEIGPSLRYAKAQVTRQPRGGGQGGFNQGSQGGGYNAGQQGGGYNAGQQGGGYNAGQQGGYSQGGGQQGGYQSSQGGQGGYSQGGQQGSYNAPAGGAADDPWATGGATSFGDEPPF; via the coding sequence ATGGCCGGCGATACCGTCATCACGATTATCGGGAATCTGACTGCGGACCCCGAGATGCGCTTCACGCCCTCGGGGGCGGCGGTCGCCTCCTTCACCATCGCCTCCACCCCGCGCAGCTTTGACCGGCAGGCCCAGGAGTGGCGGGACGGGGAGACCCTGTTCATGCGCTGCCAGGTCTGGCGCGACGCTGCGGAGAACGTGGCCGAGTCGCTGACCAAGGGCACCCGCGTGATCGCGCAGGGCCGCCTGGTGCAGCGCTCCTACACCACCCGTGAGGGCGAGAACCGCACGGTGGTGGAGATGCAGGTGGACGAGATCGGCCCGTCGCTGCGCTACGCCAAGGCTCAGGTCACCCGCCAGCCCCGCGGGGGCGGCCAGGGCGGCTTCAACCAGGGCTCTCAGGGCGGCGGCTACAACGCAGGCCAGCAGGGCGGCGGCTACAACGCAGGCCAGCAGGGCGGCGGCTACAACGCAGGCCAGCAGGGCGGATACAGCCAGGGTGGCGGCCAGCAGGGCGGCTACCAGAGCTCCCAGGGCGGTCAGGGCGGATACAGCCAGGGCGGCCAGCAGGGCAGCTACAACGCCCCGGCCGGCGGCGCCGCGGATGACCCCTGGGCCACTGGTGGCGCCACCAGCTTCGGTGACGAGCCCCCGTTCTGA
- a CDS encoding DDE-type integrase/transposase/recombinase: MGYAVSPFKRQRIIEFDSRVAGVSVEEFCRQVGVSKSSFYRIRKRAKQEGPGAALVARSRAPLHPARRWDERVDERIAQVRRELVADGKDAGPWSVWWVLSGAGANPAPSRATIARRMRAMGLVVPAPRKRPRVSFKRFTRTSANELWQLDGIEWSIQGRAVTIYQVIDDCSRVLVALKAAWGGETHEATRQILSEAFDSWGRPAAILTDNGRAFNTHRTTGFGRTERWLASLGIRPISGAIGHPQTQGKVESSHKPLQLWLAAHPYTTLEDLNAGLVHFTAYYNTERQHQGLGISITPIRVWHQVPRALPNPSPINLDALSGPVPLSLPQAASTDPTITSRQSLSNGTVTYKGRIIYVGSFMAGQTIEFRQYPTRLDLYDQAGTHFAAIPWPQPTQAQTHSRATINASKPPNRIISRPPRSPRSQPSQNP; encoded by the coding sequence ATGGGCTATGCAGTTTCGCCGTTCAAGCGTCAGCGCATCATTGAGTTCGACTCGCGGGTTGCGGGTGTGAGCGTGGAGGAGTTCTGCCGGCAGGTGGGGGTCTCGAAGTCCTCGTTCTACCGGATCCGTAAGCGGGCCAAGCAGGAGGGGCCGGGGGCGGCGCTGGTCGCCCGTTCCAGGGCGCCGCTGCACCCGGCGCGCCGTTGGGATGAGCGGGTTGATGAGCGTATCGCCCAGGTACGCCGGGAGCTGGTTGCCGACGGGAAGGATGCGGGTCCGTGGTCGGTGTGGTGGGTGCTGTCCGGGGCGGGGGCAAACCCGGCCCCGTCGCGGGCGACTATTGCCAGGCGCATGCGGGCCATGGGGCTGGTGGTCCCGGCGCCACGCAAGCGCCCGCGGGTGTCTTTCAAGCGGTTCACGCGTACCAGCGCTAACGAGCTGTGGCAGCTGGACGGTATCGAGTGGAGTATCCAGGGGCGTGCGGTGACCATCTACCAGGTCATCGATGACTGCTCCAGGGTGCTGGTGGCGCTCAAGGCGGCCTGGGGCGGGGAGACGCATGAGGCCACACGCCAGATCCTGTCCGAGGCGTTCGACTCCTGGGGGCGGCCCGCAGCCATCCTGACCGACAACGGCAGGGCCTTCAACACTCACCGCACCACCGGATTCGGGCGGACAGAGAGGTGGCTGGCCAGCCTGGGGATCCGTCCGATCAGCGGCGCCATCGGTCACCCACAGACCCAGGGCAAGGTCGAAAGCTCCCATAAGCCCCTCCAGCTGTGGCTGGCAGCGCACCCCTACACCACCCTGGAGGACCTAAACGCCGGACTGGTGCACTTCACCGCCTACTACAACACCGAGCGCCAGCACCAGGGGCTGGGAATATCCATAACCCCCATACGCGTGTGGCACCAGGTCCCCCGGGCCCTGCCCAATCCCTCCCCAATCAACCTTGACGCGCTATCCGGGCCGGTGCCGCTGAGCCTGCCGCAGGCTGCCAGCACCGACCCCACCATCACCAGCAGACAGTCCCTGAGCAACGGGACCGTGACCTACAAAGGCCGCATCATCTACGTCGGATCCTTCATGGCCGGCCAGACAATCGAGTTCCGCCAGTACCCCACCCGCCTGGACCTCTACGACCAGGCCGGAACACACTTCGCCGCGATCCCCTGGCCCCAGCCCACCCAGGCCCAGACCCACAGCCGGGCCACCATCAACGCTTCCAAACCACCCAACAGAATCATCAGCAGGCCACCCCGCTCACCCCGCTCCCAACCGTCCCAAAACCCATGA
- a CDS encoding recombinase family protein — protein MTTIGYARVSTPGQSLDLQVDALAAAGAQTIHTDVASGALTARPGLDAALASLTSGDTLIIWRLDRLGRSLSHLVATVDQLADDGITLRSLHEAIDTSTATGRLTLTVFAGLAEFERSLTAERTAAGLAAARARGKRIGRPTVWTPERDQAARAMQEDGATPTEIARAIGVSRASVYRHVRQATDS, from the coding sequence ATGACCACCATCGGCTACGCCCGCGTGTCCACCCCCGGCCAGTCCCTCGACCTCCAGGTCGACGCCCTCGCCGCCGCCGGCGCCCAGACCATCCACACCGACGTGGCATCAGGCGCACTCACCGCCCGGCCCGGCCTCGACGCCGCACTAGCCAGCCTCACGAGCGGGGACACCCTCATCATCTGGCGACTAGACCGGCTAGGCCGCTCCCTAAGCCACCTAGTGGCCACCGTCGACCAGCTCGCAGACGATGGGATCACCCTGCGGTCGCTGCACGAGGCGATCGACACGTCGACGGCCACCGGCCGCCTCACGCTCACGGTCTTCGCGGGCTTGGCGGAGTTCGAGCGGTCGTTGACTGCCGAGCGGACCGCCGCCGGCCTCGCAGCCGCTCGAGCCCGTGGCAAGCGCATCGGCCGCCCCACCGTCTGGACCCCCGAGCGCGACCAGGCCGCCCGGGCGATGCAGGAGGACGGCGCCACACCCACCGAAATCGCCCGCGCAATAGGCGTCAGCCGCGCAAGCGTCTACCGGCATGTACGCCAAGCCACCGACAGCTGA